One window from the genome of Candidatus Eisenbacteria bacterium encodes:
- a CDS encoding Do family serine endopeptidase, translating to MSDFVKSMRSAKWGLVALGLVSVGIVIGFIMSGAFNLSSSSQAKNVAPLPSAAGLPSLADVVQSVLPGVVQIDTKRKVTSSPHDFRFEGPFEEYFRRLFPDLPRLQQRERVVPNSGSGFVISEGGFILTANHLIRDADAVEVTLHDGRKFKGKVVGADSNTDLAVIKIDADKLTAIPFGNSDELRVGDWVIAIGSPFGKLEGTVTFGIVSAKGRSDLAIQGGGPQLQNFIQTDAAINFGNSGGPLVNMRGEAVGVNTAITYGAQNLGFAVPTSLARKVSDQLISHGKVVRGYLGILPQELTPELAETWGVKDAKGIVVGSVEAGTPADKAGLKVKDIIIEFDGKKVKDVSDFRIKVADTDVNAKVKLVVLRDGAKKELSVTVGQRPEAAVAAKEEEKPQDWLGLKVDALTPDAARELKLKVDEGVFVTGVESGSPADEAGFAEKDVIVEVNDTATKTVGEFNKAISKGKASGKPIVFLVSRGNYTMFIAVKTD from the coding sequence ATGTCTGATTTTGTGAAATCGATGAGGTCAGCAAAGTGGGGTCTTGTAGCTCTGGGGCTTGTGTCGGTTGGCATTGTCATAGGGTTCATAATGTCTGGCGCCTTCAATCTTTCTTCGTCAAGCCAGGCAAAGAACGTGGCTCCGCTTCCGTCTGCTGCGGGTCTGCCGTCACTTGCAGATGTGGTTCAAAGCGTTCTTCCAGGGGTTGTCCAGATTGACACAAAAAGGAAAGTCACGTCCTCTCCGCATGACTTCCGGTTCGAGGGTCCTTTTGAAGAATATTTCAGAAGACTCTTTCCTGATCTCCCCAGATTGCAGCAGAGAGAAAGAGTCGTCCCGAACTCCGGCTCAGGTTTTGTCATAAGTGAAGGCGGCTTCATTCTCACTGCGAACCATTTGATTCGGGATGCGGATGCAGTAGAAGTGACCCTGCATGATGGCAGGAAATTCAAGGGGAAAGTCGTCGGAGCAGATTCCAATACCGACCTTGCAGTCATCAAGATAGACGCAGATAAGCTGACGGCGATCCCGTTCGGAAACTCCGACGAACTTCGCGTTGGAGATTGGGTCATTGCCATCGGAAGCCCGTTCGGAAAGCTTGAGGGCACCGTCACTTTCGGGATAGTGAGCGCCAAGGGAAGAAGCGACCTGGCCATACAAGGCGGAGGTCCACAGCTGCAGAACTTCATTCAGACTGATGCGGCCATAAACTTCGGAAACAGCGGGGGGCCGCTCGTGAATATGAGAGGTGAAGCGGTTGGCGTTAACACTGCAATTACCTACGGGGCACAGAACCTGGGATTTGCGGTACCCACTAGCCTCGCAAGGAAAGTGAGCGACCAGCTGATTTCCCACGGCAAGGTTGTCAGAGGATATCTTGGGATTCTTCCGCAAGAACTTACGCCGGAGCTTGCCGAGACCTGGGGCGTCAAGGATGCAAAGGGAATTGTGGTCGGAAGTGTCGAGGCCGGGACTCCTGCAGACAAAGCAGGCCTCAAAGTGAAAGACATAATCATCGAGTTTGACGGGAAGAAAGTGAAGGATGTGAGTGACTTCAGAATAAAGGTCGCAGATACGGACGTGAATGCGAAAGTGAAACTCGTTGTCCTGAGAGATGGGGCTAAGAAAGAGCTCTCCGTGACGGTTGGGCAGAGACCCGAAGCTGCGGTTGCTGCGAAAGAGGAAGAGAAACCGCAAGATTGGCTGGGGCTCAAGGTTGATGCCCTGACTCCGGATGCCGCAAGGGAGCTCAAACTCAAGGTCGATGAGGGCGTGTTTGTGACGGGTGTAGAGTCCGGCTCGCCGGCGGATGAAGCCGGTTTTGCCGAAAAAGATGTCATCGTCGAAGTCAATGATACTGCCACAAAGACTGTAGGCGAGTTCAACAAGGCTATCTCAAAAGGAAAGGCGTCCGGAAAACCGATCGTCTTCCTTGTTTCAAGAGGCAATTACACAATGTTCATCGCAGTGAAGACTGACTAG
- a CDS encoding DUF523 domain-containing protein: MIIVSACLAGFNCRWDGANCANIAVETLVRTGNAIPACPEQLGGLSTPRSPAEIETGGGSSVLSGTSRVVNRDGQDVTEQFVRGAKEFLRIAQKYGAKEAILKQGSPSCGFGRIVRKGKDIEGSGVTARILEENGIKVVAID; the protein is encoded by the coding sequence ATGATTATTGTTAGTGCCTGCCTTGCCGGGTTCAATTGCCGATGGGATGGAGCCAACTGTGCAAACATAGCTGTCGAGACTCTTGTTAGAACAGGGAATGCCATTCCAGCATGTCCTGAACAGCTTGGGGGGCTGAGTACTCCGAGGAGTCCTGCTGAAATCGAGACCGGTGGCGGGTCCAGCGTTCTGAGTGGAACATCAAGAGTAGTGAATCGCGACGGACAAGATGTAACCGAACAGTTTGTGAGGGGAGCAAAGGAGTTCCTGAGGATTGCCCAGAAGTACGGTGCGAAGGAAGCTATCCTCAAGCAGGGAAGCCCGTCGTGCGGTTTTGGGAGGATTGTAAGAAAAGGGAAGGACATCGAGGGCTCAGGAGTCACAGCCAGGATTCTGGAAGAAAACGGAATAAAGGTTGTTGCCATTGACTAG
- a CDS encoding N-acetylmuramoyl-L-alanine amidase gives MTRQVLKNSRKNLLILIGLASVLLPLGTAQARPALLQTRYWTAPDHTRIVLDLSERAAYKEYLLQNPPRIAIEIGNLTVSPGQEKKEVRDGLVRHISFTESSKNVVQVVIELDKESKYKIFSLPKIKDKPDRIVLDVFREAAPEKKKEEEKAIISLKKKKVKIVVIDPGHGGEDPGAIGYKRLREKDVCLALARKAADEINSIPGYKAFLTRDGDYFLALRKRIAIAKERQADIFVSIHANACRGKSGRGTEVYFLSLTGATDEEARELARMENAADLIGGVPEEANDDLVSILYDLRQNDTVKRSSGLAESVVDNVRTHPELVTRGVRQAGFTVLKSPAIPSVLVEAAFITDRKEASLLKDSKFQKEFARLLARGLVGYFQRFGPEASRPATHIVQKGETLKDIANAYGVSVQDLMSFNNLSAGVAISAGQELVVFP, from the coding sequence TTGACTAGACAGGTTTTGAAGAACTCAAGAAAGAATCTCCTCATTCTTATCGGCCTCGCTTCTGTTCTCTTGCCGTTGGGAACGGCTCAAGCCAGGCCAGCCCTGCTTCAAACGAGGTACTGGACAGCCCCTGATCACACGAGAATTGTGCTGGATCTTTCCGAACGAGCCGCCTACAAAGAGTATCTTCTTCAGAATCCTCCCAGAATTGCCATTGAAATAGGAAACCTGACAGTCTCACCCGGCCAGGAGAAAAAAGAAGTTCGAGACGGCCTTGTGCGGCACATTTCATTTACTGAGTCTTCAAAGAATGTCGTTCAAGTCGTAATCGAGCTCGACAAGGAATCAAAATACAAAATCTTCTCCCTCCCGAAGATCAAGGACAAGCCCGACAGAATTGTTCTGGACGTTTTCAGGGAAGCAGCCCCGGAGAAAAAGAAGGAAGAAGAGAAGGCAATCATTTCACTGAAGAAGAAAAAAGTAAAGATAGTCGTCATTGACCCTGGACACGGCGGCGAGGATCCTGGAGCTATCGGCTACAAGAGACTTCGGGAGAAGGATGTCTGTCTCGCCTTGGCAAGAAAGGCCGCCGATGAGATAAACAGTATTCCCGGCTACAAAGCGTTTCTTACGCGCGACGGTGATTACTTCCTTGCCTTGAGGAAGAGAATAGCAATTGCAAAAGAGCGGCAGGCGGATATTTTTGTGAGCATACATGCGAATGCTTGCCGTGGAAAGAGTGGGCGGGGAACTGAAGTTTACTTTCTCTCCCTCACCGGCGCAACTGACGAAGAGGCAAGAGAACTTGCGAGAATGGAGAATGCGGCAGACTTGATTGGAGGAGTGCCTGAGGAAGCAAATGATGACCTGGTCTCAATTCTCTATGACCTGAGGCAAAACGACACAGTGAAGAGAAGCTCGGGTCTTGCCGAGAGCGTGGTGGATAATGTCAGGACTCACCCAGAACTGGTAACGAGAGGTGTCAGACAAGCCGGATTTACGGTTCTCAAGTCGCCTGCAATCCCGTCGGTTTTGGTCGAGGCGGCATTCATAACTGACCGGAAGGAGGCGAGTCTCCTCAAAGATTCCAAATTTCAGAAGGAATTCGCCCGCCTTCTCGCAAGAGGTCTGGTCGGATATTTTCAGCGATTCGGCCCGGAGGCCTCGAGACCTGCTACTCACATAGTGCAAAAGGGTGAGACATTGAAGGATATTGCCAATGCTTACGGAGTGAGCGTTCAAGACCTGATGAGCTTCAACAATCTCTCGGCTGGGGTCGCAATTTCGGCCGGTCAGGAACTTGTGGTTTTTCCCTGA
- a CDS encoding SpoIIE family protein phosphatase, which produces MPITGRPSSDPARMKERGKQTVSKPDTSPAPSHELEDENRRLRRAVEELTILNDLARAIGASYNSQEVMDTIIRRSVRAVNAEQGVLTLVDEKASQPMKTLIRTMVSSTGHQPLHFNESLLGWMFLNKCPLLINDPPGDVRFKGVQWGDTVSSLLCVPLLIKSELKGVLTLYNKRSATGFVEEDQRLLAIMAAQSAQLIETARLYEEEQALGRMREELRLASEIQLGLLPKTSPDVPGYDIAGRSIPAEVVGGDYFDFMPMDGEKFAFCLGDISGKGMPAALLMANLQATIRGQSLLKSNPKECLGRSNTLLYLSTDSQKFATLFYGILDSRRHELCYCNAGHEWPLMLTSSEREPDKLVRLDVGGIILGCVERFPYEETCVQFNPGDTVVVFSDGVTEAVNQSGEEYGEERIEQLLIENRQKSASDLIDKIIASIKGHAGKRPQMDDITLVVMRRQ; this is translated from the coding sequence ATGCCCATAACCGGCAGGCCCTCATCTGACCCTGCACGGATGAAGGAGAGAGGAAAACAGACAGTGTCCAAACCCGACACTTCCCCTGCGCCTTCGCATGAACTCGAAGACGAAAACAGAAGGCTCAGGCGCGCCGTAGAAGAGCTGACCATCCTGAACGATCTTGCACGCGCTATCGGTGCATCTTATAACTCGCAGGAAGTGATGGACACAATCATCCGCAGGTCCGTGCGGGCAGTCAATGCCGAGCAAGGTGTCCTGACGCTCGTTGACGAAAAAGCAAGCCAGCCAATGAAGACATTGATCCGTACGATGGTGAGCTCTACGGGACATCAGCCCCTCCATTTCAACGAGTCACTCCTTGGCTGGATGTTCTTGAATAAGTGCCCTCTTCTTATCAATGATCCACCAGGTGATGTCAGATTCAAAGGTGTTCAGTGGGGTGACACGGTTAGCTCGCTCCTGTGTGTACCTCTTCTCATCAAGTCTGAGCTCAAGGGTGTGCTCACTCTCTATAACAAGAGGAGTGCCACTGGGTTCGTCGAGGAAGACCAGAGACTTCTTGCCATCATGGCGGCACAATCGGCGCAGCTCATCGAGACTGCCCGGCTGTATGAAGAAGAGCAGGCGCTTGGCCGGATGCGGGAGGAGCTGAGACTCGCTTCTGAAATTCAACTCGGGCTTCTGCCTAAGACATCGCCTGATGTCCCAGGATACGATATTGCAGGCAGAAGCATCCCCGCGGAAGTCGTCGGAGGAGACTACTTCGACTTCATGCCTATGGATGGAGAGAAATTCGCGTTCTGCCTGGGTGATATTTCTGGAAAGGGAATGCCGGCTGCCCTTCTCATGGCAAACCTCCAGGCCACAATACGCGGACAGAGTCTGCTGAAATCGAATCCCAAAGAGTGTCTCGGCCGCTCCAATACTCTTCTTTATCTCAGCACGGACTCACAGAAGTTCGCCACACTCTTTTACGGAATCCTGGACAGCCGAAGGCACGAGCTGTGCTACTGCAACGCGGGCCACGAGTGGCCCCTGATGCTTACCTCCAGTGAGAGAGAGCCAGACAAGCTTGTGCGGCTTGATGTCGGTGGAATCATCCTTGGTTGTGTCGAGCGGTTTCCCTACGAAGAGACATGTGTGCAATTCAATCCAGGAGACACAGTCGTCGTGTTTTCCGATGGCGTGACGGAAGCGGTGAATCAGTCAGGTGAAGAGTACGGTGAGGAACGGATTGAGCAGCTTCTTATTGAGAACCGGCAGAAATCGGCTTCAGATCTGATCGACAAGATAATCGCGTCTATCAAGGGACATGCTGGAAAACGTCCGCAGATGGATGATATCACCCTTGTGGTCATGAGAAGACAGTGA
- a CDS encoding protein kinase — protein MEDITGKTISHYRVSERIGMGGMGVIYAAEDTRLRRSVALKFLSPELTRDPEAKQRFVQEAQTASSLDHPSICTIHEIDETPDGRMFIVMPLYRGETLSMRISRGRLELMDALDITEQIARGLMRAHGQRIVHRDIKPANILVTQDGQVKILDFGLAKLTGQTQITRAGSAVGTVSYMSPEQLRGEEADGRADIWALGVLIYEMISGRHPFRDEYPEAIMYSILNQEPEPLGLTARDVSRKLDDLVGKALAKNRESRYQNIADLLASLASIQKGLEAGLTGTEERAHPSVAVLPFTDLSPAKDQEYFCDGMAEEIINALTHVEGLRVVARSSAFAFKGKNEDVRDIGRKLNVRTVLEGSVRKAGDTLRITAQVVNVRDGYHVWSERFDRKMQDVFAIQDEISLAIAEKLRGELLDPEIAALMKRSTTDIDAYQLYLKGRYHWNKRTPASLKKSIELFEEAINMDPAYALAYAGLADAYGILTGFGEYPDMELYEKAERAASKALELAPELAEAHTSLAYLKQLRHWDWDGAGREFRRAIELKPGYATAHQWYAGYLCATGRSDDAVREARMALELDPLSLVINVSTAGVFFRTGWLEEAATQCRKVIEMEPNFPNAHFALSMICIQQGKLDEAVLEHETGLKLLSETPPAVLCQMGYIYGMARRTAEAGVILKRVETIAKKAYVPGTAVAMLYIGLGRFNEALDALERAYRERDNSIMLLGVEPAYKPLRADPRFKALLRNVGLERHA, from the coding sequence ATGGAAGACATTACAGGCAAAACCATTTCGCACTACAGGGTGTCTGAGCGGATCGGGATGGGCGGGATGGGAGTAATCTACGCGGCGGAAGATACCCGGCTCAGGCGCTCGGTCGCTCTTAAGTTTCTCTCTCCGGAGCTTACGAGAGACCCCGAAGCGAAACAGCGTTTTGTCCAGGAGGCGCAAACCGCGTCGTCTTTGGATCACCCGAGCATCTGCACAATACATGAGATAGATGAAACTCCCGACGGTCGGATGTTCATCGTGATGCCTTTGTACCGGGGGGAAACCCTGAGCATGAGGATTAGCCGTGGTCGTCTGGAGCTAATGGATGCGCTGGACATTACAGAGCAGATTGCCCGGGGACTCATGAGAGCTCATGGGCAGCGGATTGTCCACCGCGACATAAAGCCAGCCAACATTCTGGTGACTCAAGATGGTCAGGTGAAGATTCTGGATTTCGGTCTTGCCAAGCTCACCGGGCAGACACAAATCACAAGGGCGGGGTCTGCAGTCGGCACCGTCTCATACATGTCGCCCGAGCAGTTGAGAGGAGAAGAAGCTGATGGCCGCGCCGACATCTGGGCGTTGGGCGTGCTCATCTATGAGATGATTTCGGGACGGCACCCATTCAGGGACGAGTATCCCGAGGCCATTATGTATTCCATCCTGAACCAAGAGCCGGAACCTCTCGGGCTCACGGCACGCGATGTCTCCCGGAAGCTCGATGATCTCGTCGGAAAGGCGCTGGCCAAGAATCGCGAATCCAGGTATCAGAATATCGCCGACCTGCTGGCATCCCTGGCAAGTATTCAGAAAGGACTTGAAGCCGGGTTGACCGGCACAGAAGAGAGAGCGCACCCTTCGGTAGCCGTCCTTCCGTTCACGGACCTGAGTCCGGCGAAAGACCAGGAGTATTTCTGCGACGGCATGGCGGAGGAAATCATCAATGCATTGACTCATGTTGAAGGTCTTCGAGTCGTTGCAAGAAGCTCGGCCTTTGCCTTCAAGGGAAAGAACGAAGACGTGCGCGACATCGGAAGGAAACTTAACGTCCGGACTGTGCTCGAAGGGAGCGTGCGAAAGGCAGGCGATACGTTGAGGATCACAGCCCAGGTTGTGAATGTACGCGACGGATACCATGTCTGGTCGGAGCGATTCGACCGCAAGATGCAGGACGTTTTTGCAATTCAGGATGAGATTTCACTCGCAATCGCCGAAAAGCTGCGGGGGGAGCTCCTTGATCCAGAAATAGCGGCACTGATGAAGCGTTCCACGACTGACATTGATGCATACCAGCTCTACCTCAAGGGACGATACCACTGGAACAAAAGAACGCCGGCCAGCCTCAAGAAGTCTATTGAACTTTTCGAAGAAGCTATCAATATGGATCCTGCTTACGCGCTGGCTTACGCGGGCCTGGCAGATGCCTATGGCATTCTTACCGGCTTTGGCGAATACCCCGACATGGAGCTCTATGAAAAGGCGGAAAGAGCTGCATCGAAGGCGCTGGAGCTTGCCCCGGAACTTGCAGAGGCCCACACTTCGTTGGCCTACTTGAAACAGCTTCGCCACTGGGATTGGGATGGCGCAGGCAGAGAATTCCGGCGGGCTATTGAACTGAAACCCGGATACGCAACGGCGCACCAGTGGTACGCGGGCTACCTCTGCGCAACTGGAAGGTCTGATGATGCAGTTCGGGAGGCCAGAATGGCACTCGAGCTAGATCCTCTCTCGCTCGTAATCAATGTATCTACGGCAGGCGTCTTTTTCCGAACAGGATGGCTGGAAGAGGCCGCCACGCAGTGTCGAAAAGTCATTGAAATGGAGCCAAACTTCCCCAATGCGCATTTCGCGCTCAGCATGATTTGCATTCAGCAGGGGAAGCTGGACGAAGCTGTGCTTGAGCACGAGACGGGATTGAAGCTCCTTTCCGAGACGCCTCCTGCTGTGCTCTGTCAGATGGGCTATATCTATGGCATGGCCCGGAGGACGGCGGAAGCGGGGGTGATTCTGAAGCGGGTGGAGACAATTGCGAAGAAGGCGTATGTGCCGGGGACTGCGGTTGCGATGCTCTATATCGGGCTCGGCAGATTCAACGAAGCGCTGGATGCTCTGGAAAGGGCGTATCGGGAACGCGACAATAGCATCATGCTGCTTGGAGTAGAACCCGCGTACAAACCCCTTCGGGCCGACCCAAGGTTCAAGGCACTGCTGCGCAATGTCGGGCTCGAACGGCACGCCTAA
- a CDS encoding heavy-metal-associated domain-containing protein → MKRRMLVVALVVLFLVPGMLEAKFLWFGKGSPANEKAIFSVEGMTCEGCATSIRDGMSKIDGIVRTETFVDKKAVYVIYDKKKADASKVESAIDELGFEAQLVSVSPDNTKSASAKDKKNKGTCPMGLEDPSCAKTCAAAKK, encoded by the coding sequence ATGAAAAGAAGAATGCTGGTTGTCGCTTTGGTGGTTTTGTTCCTGGTTCCAGGGATGCTTGAAGCGAAGTTCCTTTGGTTTGGAAAGGGTTCACCCGCGAACGAGAAAGCAATTTTCTCAGTCGAGGGAATGACCTGTGAAGGCTGCGCCACGAGTATAAGGGATGGCATGAGCAAGATTGACGGCATCGTGAGGACAGAAACGTTCGTTGACAAGAAGGCTGTGTATGTGATCTACGACAAGAAGAAGGCAGATGCGAGCAAGGTAGAGAGCGCGATCGATGAGTTGGGGTTTGAAGCCCAACTTGTTTCTGTGTCACCGGATAACACAAAAAGCGCTTCAGCCAAGGACAAGAAAAACAAGGGCACCTGCCCTATGGGGCTGGAAGATCCGAGCTGCGCCAAGACTTGTGCTGCAGCCAAGAAATAG
- a CDS encoding M48 family metallopeptidase yields the protein MTTWRDKEEFKARVLAWANKLDVRVNSLAMRPMRNKWASCSTAGNLNFNTDLLVLARELGEYAIVHELLHFSVPNHGKLWKSLMRAHLGDYERLELKMKQAAHKIAPSSHRSRATAHG from the coding sequence ATGACCACCTGGCGCGACAAGGAGGAGTTCAAGGCGCGGGTGCTGGCCTGGGCCAACAAATTGGACGTGCGGGTCAATTCCCTGGCCATGCGGCCCATGCGGAACAAATGGGCCTCGTGCTCGACTGCCGGGAACCTGAATTTCAATACTGATCTTCTGGTATTGGCGCGCGAGCTTGGCGAGTATGCCATCGTGCACGAACTGCTCCATTTTTCGGTTCCGAACCACGGCAAGCTCTGGAAGAGTCTCATGCGGGCGCATTTGGGCGACTACGAACGGCTGGAATTAAAGATGAAACAAGCGGCGCACAAAATCGCGCCATCCTCTCACCGTTCCCGAGCGACGGCTCATGGATGA
- a CDS encoding HsdR family type I site-specific deoxyribonuclease has translation MTRPTEHKTVQARILAYAQEIGWTFVSREEAERRRGFTPRPSPVPEEERENADETRRASLYFGDLLHAQVRAFNPKYKEAEGALVGEFQRLHADIYGNRDFLACLRNQYKFFCAEDNRELDLTLIDYGDLICPRQEWRNVYEVTEEFYYHNGRYGTREDVVFLINGIPVLVIECKNADKDEAIALGVDQIRRYHAETPEVLVPEMLFTATEAIGFAYGVTWNTVRRNVFRWKHHEVGNLEAKVKSFCAVPHLLRFLKDFIVFAEKDEELQKFILWQHQTAAVDKVVTRALDVKRTRGLVWHTQGSGKTYTMIKAAELLFKAPEADKPTILLMIDRNELEGQMLGNLAALGLGNVAHADRIAELNRLLKRDYRGIIVTMIHKFRDMPANVNTRSNIYVFIDEAHRTTSGDLGNFLMAGLPNASFIGFTGTPVDKTAYGKGTFKTFGCEDDRGYLHKYSIAESIEDGTTLPLYYDLAPNEMLVPHEQMEKEFLALAETEGIADIEELNKILERAVNLKNFLKGRERIKKVARCVADHYRENVESLGYKAFLVAVDREACAFYKEALDAILPSEYSEVVYTGNNNDPPHMKKWHLDEKKEKQIRKDFPKFGAFPKILIVTEKLLTGFDAPILYAMYLDKPMRDHTLLQAIARVNRPYENELEEMVKPHGFVLDFVGIFDKLEKALAFDSDEVNAIVKDLALLKQLFKAKMEGKAPPYLALVTRNFDDKDVDNLIEHFRDKDRRKAFFREYKEIEMLYEIVSPDAFLRPFIADYVTLSSIYAVVRNAYARRVYVDRAFQRKTNELVQRSIGASVGDAHSKYVAIDRSTIETIKKLDDGKATKIINLVKSIQKTADENSDDPFLIAMAERAKAVQESFEDRQTSTGGALAELLAEIERNEKRKNEQATKGLDGLTYFVLCKLQDEGIANVEIVSKKVRGAFVEFPNWRRSEKELRELRKKVTFAILAEEDNLNKVTAVVDSVFTVLQKTGGI, from the coding sequence ATGACACGTCCCACAGAGCACAAAACCGTCCAAGCCCGCATCCTCGCCTACGCGCAGGAGATCGGCTGGACTTTTGTGTCGCGTGAGGAAGCCGAGCGACGGAGGGGGTTTACCCCTCGCCCCAGCCCTGTCCCGGAAGAGGAGAGGGAGAATGCGGATGAGACGCGCAGGGCATCGCTCTACTTCGGTGATCTGCTACACGCCCAAGTCCGCGCCTTTAATCCGAAATACAAGGAGGCCGAAGGTGCGCTGGTGGGCGAGTTTCAGCGCCTGCACGCCGACATCTACGGCAACCGGGATTTCCTCGCCTGCCTGCGGAACCAATACAAGTTCTTCTGCGCTGAGGACAATCGTGAGCTGGACCTGACGTTGATTGATTATGGCGACCTGATCTGCCCTCGCCAGGAGTGGCGTAACGTCTATGAGGTGACAGAGGAGTTTTATTACCACAATGGCCGCTATGGCACGCGTGAGGACGTGGTCTTTCTCATCAACGGCATTCCAGTGCTGGTGATCGAGTGCAAGAACGCCGACAAGGACGAGGCGATCGCGCTCGGCGTGGATCAGATCCGCCGTTACCACGCCGAAACACCAGAGGTGCTTGTGCCCGAGATGCTGTTTACGGCCACGGAGGCCATCGGCTTCGCCTATGGCGTCACTTGGAACACGGTGCGTCGCAACGTATTTCGCTGGAAGCACCACGAGGTCGGAAACCTCGAAGCCAAAGTGAAGAGCTTCTGTGCTGTGCCACACCTGCTGCGCTTCCTGAAAGACTTCATCGTTTTTGCGGAGAAAGACGAGGAACTGCAGAAGTTCATCCTTTGGCAACACCAAACGGCAGCAGTGGACAAGGTCGTGACGCGTGCCCTCGACGTGAAGCGTACTCGGGGCCTAGTCTGGCACACCCAGGGCAGTGGCAAAACTTACACCATGATTAAGGCAGCAGAACTTCTGTTCAAAGCACCGGAGGCCGACAAGCCAACAATCCTGCTGATGATCGACCGGAACGAACTGGAAGGCCAGATGCTCGGAAATCTCGCAGCGCTAGGCCTGGGAAATGTGGCGCATGCGGACCGCATTGCAGAGCTCAACCGGCTACTCAAGCGAGACTACCGCGGCATCATCGTGACGATGATCCATAAGTTTCGGGACATGCCGGCTAATGTGAACACGCGGTCAAACATCTATGTGTTCATTGACGAAGCCCACCGCACCACGAGCGGCGACCTAGGCAATTTCCTCATGGCCGGATTGCCGAACGCAAGCTTCATCGGCTTCACCGGAACGCCGGTGGACAAAACGGCCTATGGCAAGGGAACCTTCAAAACCTTTGGTTGCGAGGATGACCGGGGTTACCTGCACAAGTATTCCATCGCTGAGAGCATCGAGGATGGCACAACTCTGCCGCTGTACTACGACCTTGCGCCAAATGAGATGCTCGTACCCCATGAGCAGATGGAGAAGGAGTTTCTCGCGCTGGCGGAGACTGAAGGCATCGCGGACATCGAAGAGCTAAACAAGATTCTCGAACGGGCGGTGAATCTGAAGAACTTCCTCAAGGGGCGCGAACGGATCAAGAAGGTGGCTCGTTGTGTGGCAGATCACTACCGCGAGAATGTCGAATCGCTCGGGTACAAAGCCTTCCTTGTGGCAGTGGATCGCGAGGCCTGCGCATTCTACAAGGAGGCGCTCGATGCTATCCTGCCGTCGGAATACTCCGAGGTCGTCTATACCGGGAACAACAACGATCCGCCGCACATGAAGAAGTGGCACCTGGACGAGAAGAAGGAGAAGCAAATCCGCAAGGACTTCCCCAAGTTCGGTGCGTTCCCGAAGATTCTTATTGTCACCGAGAAGTTGCTGACCGGCTTTGATGCGCCGATTCTCTACGCGATGTATCTGGACAAACCGATGCGCGATCACACACTGCTGCAGGCAATTGCACGGGTGAACCGGCCGTATGAGAATGAGCTTGAGGAGATGGTGAAGCCGCATGGTTTCGTCCTTGATTTCGTGGGCATTTTCGACAAGCTGGAGAAGGCGCTGGCGTTCGATAGCGATGAGGTCAACGCCATCGTGAAGGACCTCGCCCTGCTTAAGCAGCTCTTCAAGGCCAAGATGGAAGGCAAGGCGCCGCCATATCTGGCACTGGTGACGCGGAATTTTGACGACAAGGACGTGGACAATCTCATCGAGCACTTCCGGGATAAGGACCGACGCAAGGCGTTCTTCCGTGAATACAAGGAGATCGAAATGCTCTACGAGATCGTCTCGCCCGATGCGTTCTTGCGGCCGTTCATCGCTGACTACGTGACGCTTTCATCCATTTACGCTGTGGTACGAAATGCCTATGCCCGACGGGTCTATGTGGATCGAGCGTTCCAGAGGAAGACTAACGAGCTCGTGCAACGCAGCATTGGCGCGTCGGTAGGGGATGCTCACTCGAAATATGTCGCCATTGATCGCTCGACGATAGAGACAATCAAGAAACTCGATGACGGCAAGGCGACCAAAATTATCAACCTGGTCAAATCTATCCAGAAGACGGCGGACGAAAACAGCGATGATCCGTTTCTAATCGCCATGGCCGAGCGCGCCAAGGCGGTGCAGGAAAGCTTTGAAGACCGACAGACGAGCACGGGGGGAGCACTCGCCGAGTTGCTGGCAGAGATCGAACGCAACGAGAAGCGGAAGAACGAACAGGCCACAAAGGGGTTGGACGGACTCACTTATTTTGTCCTGTGTAAGCTACAGGACGAGGGCATCGCCAACGTCGAAATCGTGAGCAAGAAGGTGCGCGGAGCCTTCGTCGAGTTCCCTAACTGGCGCCGCAGTGAAAAGGAGTTGCGCGAGCTACGCAAGAAGGTCACCTTCGCCATCCTCGCGGAAGAGGATAACCTGAACAAGGTCACCGCCGTCGTGGACAGCGTCTTCACCGTACTCCAGAAAACTGGAGGTATCTGA